From the genome of Malus domestica chromosome 04, GDT2T_hap1, one region includes:
- the LOC103433738 gene encoding cationic peroxidase 1-like has translation MGSYITGSCTPTNTKISLSLLFLLVGVASAQLSSTFYGTSCPNALSTIKSAVDSAVSKEARMGASLLRLHFHDCFVNGCDASVLLDDTANFTGEKTAGANANSLRGFDVIDTIKSQLESLCPKVVSCADILTVAARDSIVALGGLTYTVPLGRRDSTTASLSAANSNIPAPTLNLSALITAFSNKGFTAKELVALSGSHTIGQARCTTFRTRLYNEANINASFATSLKSSCPTSGGNNNLSPLDVTSPTSFDNAYFSNLVSQKGLLHSDQQLFSGGSTDSQVNAYVSNPATFRTDFANAMIKMGNLSPLTGTNGQIRTNCRKVN, from the exons ATGGGTTCATATATTACTGGTTCATGCACTCCCACAAACACTAAAATCTCATTGTCATTATTATTCCTTCTTGTTGGAGTAGCTTCTGCTCAATTGTCCTCTACTTTCTATGGAACATCGTGTCCTAATGCCCTGTCCACCATAAAATCGGCAGTGGACTCAGCGGTGTCGAAGGAAGCTCGCATGGGAGCTTCCTTGCTTCGTCTTCATTTCCATGATTGCTTTGTTAAT GGATGTGATGCTTCGGTTCTGCTGGATGACACAGCCAATTTCACAGGAGAGAAAACAGCAGGTGCTAATGCTAATTCTTTGAGGGGATTTGATGTAATCGATACAATTAAATCTCAATTGGAGAGTCTCTGCCCCAAAGTAGTCTCTTGTGCTGACATCTTAACTGTTGCTGCTAGGGACTCTATTGTTGCA TTGGGTGGACTTACCTATACAGTGCCATTGGGCAGAAGAGACTCCACCACAGCAAGCCTAAGTGCTGCCAATTCCAACATACCCGCTCCCACATTGAACCTTTCTGCGCTTATTACTGCTTTCTCAAACAAAGGCTTCACTGCCAAGGAACTAGTGGCCCTCTCAG GATCGCATACAATTGGGCAAGCTAGGTGCACAACATTCCGGACGCGTCTTTACAATGAAGCAAACATAAACGCTTCATTTGCAACATCACTGAAATCAAGTTGTCCAACTAGTGGAGGCAATAACAATCTCTCCCCACTGGATGTCACAAGTCCAACATCTTTTGACAATGCTTATTTCAGCAATTTGGTGAGCCAAAAGGGCCTATTGCACTCTGACCAACAGCTCTTTAGCGGTGGGTCTACCGACTCTCAGGTGAATGCTTACGTGAGCAATCCAGCAACCTTCAGAACCGACTTTGCCAATGCTATGATAAAGATGGGAAACCTTAGCCCTCTCACCGGCACCAATGGTCAGATTAGGACCAACTGTAGAAAAGTTAACTAA